The proteins below come from a single Eremothecium sinecaudum strain ATCC 58844 chromosome II, complete sequence genomic window:
- the LAP3 gene encoding bleomycin hydrolase (Syntenic homolog of Ashbya gossypii ABL204W; Syntenic homolog of Saccharomyces cerevisiae YNL239W (LAP3)) → MKTLNAARRLSQLYRRTKPTNLMSIKTSDLTKWTKEFQEDGVHNLAATVLKNNNADDALLDKRRLQVNYPRVFNTGITDEVGPVTNQRSTGRCWLFAATNGLRLNVARKLNLKEFELSQSYLFFYDKLEKANYFLDQIVDTHKEDLDGRLVQYFLSQPINDGGQYSMFVNLVRKYGLLPKDLFADLSFTSTSSSKCNSLLMTKMREYAQVLREALAKGEDVTEMRENMQREIVKMLTLFIDIPPVQPDEEFVWDYVDKEGKVGTVRSTPLEFAKEYAGFDESKPVSLINDPRHPYGEFIHIDRLCNVVGGDPVFFLNVDNETLTDLLVKRLKAKKGVFFGSHTPKFMSKTEGVLDIDLWNYKAVGYEPNQTKEARIRYSESLMTHAMLITAVHIDEKTNKPIRYKVENSWGKDIGKDGYFVMTQKYFEEYCYQIVVDIDELPEDLANKYKQEDKKVIKLPIWDPMGSLAQ, encoded by the coding sequence ATGAAAACTCTAAACGCAGCCAGAAGGCTATCTCAGCTATATAGAAGAACTAAACCCACGAACTTGATGTCTATCAAAACTTCTGACCTCACTAAATGGACCAAAGAGTTTCAGGAAGACGGTGTGCACAACTTGGCAGCCACCGTTCTAAAGAACAACAATGCAGATGATGCATTGTTGGACAAGAGGAGGCTACAAGTAAATTATCCTAGGGTTTTTAATACCGGTATTACGGACGAGGTTGGTCCTGTGACCAACCAGCGCAGCACCGGCAGATGTTGGTTGTTTGCTGCCACCAATGGCTTGAGGTTGAATGTTGCAAGGAAGTTGAACTTGAAGGAGTTCGAGTTGTCTCAAAGCTACTTGTTTTTCTACGACAAGCTCGAGAAGGCAAACTACTTCTTGGACCAAATTGTGGACACTCACAAGGAGGATCTTGACGGACGTCTTGTGCAGTACTTTTTGTCGCAGCCTATCAACGACGGTGGCCAGTACAGCATGTTTGTCAATTTGGTCAGAAAGTACGGGCTCTTGCCTAAGGATCTCTTTGCCGATTTGTCGTTTACTTCCACTTCTTCATCCAAATGCAATTCGCTATTGATGACCAAGATGCGCGAGTATGCCCAGGTTTTGCGTGAAGCACTTGCCAAGGGCGAGGATGTGACGGAAATGCGCGAGAATATGCAACGCGAGATTGTAAAGATGTTGACCTTGTTCATTGATATACCTCCTGTGCAACCAGACGAGGAGTTTGTGTGGGACTACGTTGACAAAGAAGGTAAAGTTGGCACTGTGCGGAGTACCCCACTCGAATTTGCCAAGGAGTATGCAGGTTTTGACGAAAGTAAGCCTGTTTCGTTGATTAACGATCCAAGACACCCATACGGCGAATTCATTCACATCGATCGTTTGTGCAACGTTGTAGGCGGGGACCCTGTGTTTTTCTTGAACGTCGATAATGAGACTTTGACAGACTTATTGGTCAAGCGTTTAAAGGCGAAGAAAGGAGTCTTCTTCGGTTCCCACACTCCAAAATTCATGTCTAAGACTGAAGGTGTCCTAGACATTGATTTGTGGAACTACAAGGCTGTCGGTTACGAACCTAACCAGACCAAGGAGGCTCGTATTAGGTACAGTGAAAGTTTGATGACCCATGCCATGTTGATCACTGCTGTGCACATTGATGAGAAAACCAACAAACCTATTCGCTACAAGGTCGAGAACTCTTGGGGTAAGGACATTGGTAAAGACGGGTACTTTGTAATGACCCAGAAGTACTTCGAGGAATACTGTTACCAAATTGTCgttgatattgatgagTTACCCGAGGATTTGGCTAACAAATACAAGCAAGAAGACAAAAAGGTAATCAAGCTTCCAATCTGGGATCCAATGGGTTCATTGGCCCAATAA
- the NAR1 gene encoding iron-sulfur cluster assembly protein NAR1 (Syntenic homolog of Ashbya gossypii ABL205C; Syntenic homolog of Saccharomyces cerevisiae YNL240C (NAR1)) produces MSLKFSEGDLNDFISPGASCVKSTRTTKSTEHVKSDTQEIEVGKEPSELEKVSITLEDCLACSGCITSSEELLLSRQSHTVFLEAHKQLAGNRTLVVSVAPQVRLSLAHYFGMSQNDSDRCLVGVLESYFGARFVVGTQVGRSITVQQTNEALGERAQKGEKKPVLCSVCPGFVLYAEKTKPGLVPYLLDVKSPQQITGALLKDVVPNMYHLSLMPCFDKKLEASRKDGEGEVDCVLTPKEFVKMLGELGLDFRTFVSDFGSFQRLSPPGWDPRVHWASSAGSSSGGYAYQYILGLQKSHPATSIVSLQGKNADVVEHRLLDVEGQVLGSSSEVYGFRNIQNVVRRLLTGTASKRNPKLLRRRAGATTSATKTNFAQVANPAESDFIEIMACPGGCINGGGLLSGEQLNPVQRKQLISDLNSKYNALESIDIPPQHIEERYVYKFHALEQPNDVVSVGNTW; encoded by the coding sequence ATGAGCTTAAAGTTCTCGGAAGGCGATCTTAATGACTTCATTAGTCCGGGTGCTTCATGCGTTAAGTCCACGAGGACAACAAAATCTACAGAACATGTAAAGAGCGATACACAAGAAATAGAGGTAGGTAAAGAACCATCAGAGCTGGAGAAAGTTTCTATAACGCTGGAAGATTGTTTAGCATGCTCTGGTTGTATAACATCTAGTGAGGAGCTGTTGCTTAGCCGACAGAGTCATACAGTGTTTTTGGAGGCGCATAAGCAGCTAGCCGGAAATCGGACGCTGGTAGTGAGTGTGGCGCCCCAGGTACGACTTTCGTTGGCCCACTATTTTGGCATGAGTCAGAATGACAGTGATCGGTGCTTGGTTGGTGTTTTGGAATCATACTTTGGTGCTCGCTTTGTAGTTGGCACTCAGGTTGGCAGAAGTATTACTGTGCAACAAACGAACGAGGCATTGGGCGAAAGGGCACAGAAGGGAGAGAAAAAGCCTGTACTGTGCAGTGTATGCCCGGGGTTTGTGCTATATGCAGAGAAAACGAAGCCTGGATTGGTACCTTATCTTCTGGATGTGAAGTCTCCACAGCAGATCACAGGAGCTTTGCTGAAGGATGTTGTGCCGAATATGTACCACTTGTCGCTGATGCCTTGCTTTGACAAGAAGCTTGAGGCGTCGCGTAAGGACGGCGAGGGAGAGGTAGACTGTGTACTGACACCAAAGGAGTTCGTGAAGATGTTGGGCGAGCTTGGGCTAGATTTTCGAACCTTTGTCAGCGATTTTGGCAGCTTCCAGCGGTTGTCGCCGCCTGGGTGGGATCCTCGAGTGCACTGGGCGTCTTCGGCTGGTAGTAGTTCTGGTGGCTACGCTTACCAGTATATCTTGGGGTTGCAGAAGTCGCATCCTGCCACGTCGATAGTTTCCCTGCAGGGCAAGAACGCAGATGTTGTTGAGCACAGGCTGCTAGACGTTGAAGGCCAAGTCCTGGGTTCTTCGAGTGAGGTCTACGGTTTTAGGAATATCCAGAACGTCGTCCGGAGGCTACTAACAGGGACAGCCAGTAAGCGAAACCCTAAGCTACTTAGGAGGCGGGCGGGGGCAACTACGTCTGCCACGAAAACTAATTTTGCCCAGGTTGCCAATCCGGCAGAATCTGATTTCATAGAGATTATGGCTTGTCCGGGCGGTTGCATAAACGGTGGTGGTTTGCTTAGTGGCGAACAACTAAATCCAGTACAACGGAAGCAACTCATCTCTGATCTCAATTCTAAATATAACGCATTGGAGTCCATAGACATACCCCCGCAACACATAGAGGAACGGTACGTCTACAAATTCCACGCACTTGAGCAGCCCAATGATGTTGTTTCAGTCGGCAATACTTGGTAG
- the ZWF1 gene encoding glucose-6-phosphate dehydrogenase (Syntenic homolog of Ashbya gossypii ABL206C; Syntenic homolog of Saccharomyces cerevisiae YNL241C (ZWF1)) has translation MSSSNSPVVFDKNTVVVVFGASGDLSKKKTFPALFGLFREGCLDPSTKIIGYARSELTVDDLRKKVEPNCKVNEGDDEKLKEFLQMISYVHGPYDKDEGYKKLAAEIEQFEKERSIKNPNRLFYLALPPSVFVTVVGHIKSNVYSEQGTMRVIIEKPFGHDLASFRELQQQLAPLLREEEVFRIDHYLGKEMVKNLMLLRFGNVFFNAAWNKETVQMIQISFKEPFGTEGRGGYFDSVGIIRDVMQNHLLQVLTLLTMERPASYDPESVRDEKVKVLKAFEPIDHNDILIGQYGKSIDGEKPGYLDDDTVKKDSKCLTYAALTFKIKNERWDGVPIVMRAGKALNEGKVEVRIMFKSICSGIFSDIPSNELVIRIQPSEAIYVKFNAKTPGLATNSQLTELDLTYANRFKNYWIPEAYESLIRDALMGDHSNFVRDDELDLSWQLFDPLLEYLEGPDAPQPEIYPYGSRGPAGLSKYLENHHYVFQDGKYQWPVSFAHEANDSGKSNL, from the coding sequence ATGTCTTCCTCGAATTCTCCAGTGGTGTTCGATAAGAACACGGTTGTTGTGGTATTTGGAGCATCAGGTGACCTATCCAAAAAGAAAACATTCCCTGCGCTCTTTGGTCTATTTAGAGAAGGTTGCTTGGATCCTTCCACCAAGATAATTGGTTATGCTAGATCAGAATTGACTGTTGATGATTTACGAAAAAAGGTTGAACCAAACTGTAAGGTAAACGAGGGGGATGATGAAAAGTTGAAGGAGTTCCTACAGATGATCTCTTATGTTCATGGACCATACGATAAAGATGAGGGTTATAAGAAATTGGCAGCTGAAATTGAGCAAtttgagaaggaaaggtCTATAAAGAATCCGAACCGGTTGTTTTACTTGGCGCTGCCCCCTTCGGTGTTTGTTACTGTCGTTGGCCATATTAAATCCAATGTTTACAGCGAACAGGGTACCATGAGAGTGATTATTGAGAAGCCATTCGGCCATGACTTAGCTTCTTTTAGGGAATTGCAACAGCAATTAGCTCCCTTGCTACGGGAAGAGGAGGTGTTTAGAATTGACCACTATTTGGGTAAGGAAATGGTGAAGAACTTGATGTTGTTGAGGTTCGGCAATGTCTTTTTCAATGCGGCCTGGAACAAAGAAACCGTGCAGATGATCCAAATCTCCTTCAAGGAGCCTTTCGGTACTGAGGGTCGTGGAGGCTACTTTGACTCTGTGGGTATAATTCGGGATGTCATGCAAAATCACTTGCTACAAGTTTTAACGCTATTGACTATGGAAAGGCCTGCTTCCTATGACCCAGAAAGTGTACGTGATGAAAAGGTGAAGGTATTGAAGGCCTTCGAACCTATCGATCATAATGATATATTAATCGGACAGTATGGCAAATCTATAGACGGTGAAAAGCCTGGATACTTGGACGATGACACTGTAAAGAAGGATTCAAAATGTCTCACTTATGCTGCTTTGACgtttaaaattaaaaacGAACGCTGGGATGGTGTCCCAATTGTTATGAGAGCTGGTAAGGCGCTCAATGAGGGAAAGGTCGAGGTAAGAATAATGTTCAAGAGTATTTGCTCTGGAATTTTTAGTGATATCCCCAGTAACGAACTTGTGATTAGAATACAGCCAAGCGAGGCTATATATGTTAAATTTAACGCTAAAACCCCAGGTTTGGCTACGAATTCCCAATTAACTGAGCTTGATTTGACTTACGCGAACCGGTTCAAGAACTACTGGATTCCAGAGGCTTATGAGTCATTGATCAGAGATGCATTAATGGGTGACCATTCGAACTTTGTGAGAGATGATGAATTGGATCTCAGCTGGCAATTGTTTGATCCACTATTGGAATATTTGGAAGGCCCTGATGCTCCTCAGCCTGAAATTTATCCATATGGTTCAAGAGGCCCGGCTGGTTTGTCAAAATACTTGGAGAATCACCATTATGTTTTCCAGGATGGCAAGTATCAATGGCCAGTTTCATTTGCACATGAAGCGAACGATAGTGGGAAATCGAACTTGTAG